From a single Apium graveolens cultivar Ventura chromosome 2, ASM990537v1, whole genome shotgun sequence genomic region:
- the LOC141695968 gene encoding uncharacterized protein LOC141695968 codes for MGKFTEVNLEQIPCAENANADALDKLGSHRVATLLGVIPLEIQKQPSIFQAMVMGVDVQKEESWVTPILDYITKGTLPADKDEARRIKYKEGRFWVPYKLILDNGKQFDSKEMRKLFDDLKIQKGFSAAKLEEKKGYWPEELPMVLWSYNTTPGTTTGKSPFTLTYRCEAMVPMEICSGSFRRDNYNPMDNEVNHRLYLDLVEEVRATS; via the exons ATGGGTAAGTTCACAGAAGTTAACTTGGAGCAAATTCCCTGTGCGGAAAATGCGAATGCAGATGCCTTGGATAAACTAGGATCTCACAGGGTGGCAACACTGCTGGGGGTAATACCCCTGGAAATCCAAAAGCAGCCTAGTATCTTTCAGGCTATGGTCATGGGGGTAGATGTCCAGAAGGAAGAATCATGGGTCACTCCCATTTTGGACTATATCACAAAAGGAACACTCCCTGCGGACAAAGATGAAGCTAGAAGGATTAAGTACAAGGAAGGAAG GTTTTGGGTCCCTTATAAATTGATCTTGGACAATGGGAAGCAGTTCGACAGTAAGGAAATGCGAAAGCTTTTTGACGACTTGAAAATCCAGAAGGGTTTCTCTGCA GCAAAGCTTGAGGAGAAGAAGGGGTATTGGCCTGAAGAATTACCCATGGTGTTGTGGTCTTATAACACTACACCCGGGACGACCACTGGAAAATCCCCATTCACTTTGACTTACAGATGTGAAGCTATGGTTCCAATGGAGATATGCTCCGGATCATTCAGGCGTGATAATTATAACCCCATGGATAATGAGGTTAATCATCGGCTATATTTGGATCTTGTGGAAGAGGTACGGGCAACCTCCTAG